The Methanococcus voltae nucleotide sequence GTAGATTTGGATAAATACGTTTCAGATGCTATTGGTAAAAAAATGGTGGAACAATAATGATTGCAATAACTGGTACGCCAGGTGTTGGAAAATCAACTGTTTCAAAAGTATTTTGTGAAGTACAAGACTGTAATTTATATGATATAACCAAAATTGTTAAGGAAAATGGATTATATTATGAAAAAGATGAATCTTTAGATTCTTATGTTGTTAATTTCGATAAATTAAAAGAATTTTTTGAAAAGGAATTTATTTCCAATGAAAAAAATAAATCAAATAAAAGTGTTGTTATTGAAGGGCATGTTAGCCAACATCTTGAACTTGATTATGATTATATAATCGTACTAAGGTGCGAACCTAAAATCATTGAGGAAAGACTTAAAAAAAGAGGCTATTCGGAAAGTAAGGTTCATGAAAATGTTGAAGCAGAAATAATGGACGTTTGTTTGATTGAAGCATTGGAAAGTGCTCAAAACAATGAAAATATAAAAATTCATGAAATAGATTGTACAAACAAAAACCCGGATGAAGTAGTTAAGGAAATGATTACTGCAATTTCCACCAATAATTTAGCATATGGAACTGTTAGTTGGCTTGAAATGTATTTTGATTATTTACAATGATAATTAGATTTTTAAGTCCATTACTTTTATTTTTTATATTATTTTATATTAATTCGATATTAATTTCAGGTTATTTTTTAAAAATTTATTATGTAAAATAAAATTGTCGGATAAATTAAGTACGACATTAGTATTGA carries:
- a CDS encoding adenylate kinase family protein, which gives rise to MIAITGTPGVGKSTVSKVFCEVQDCNLYDITKIVKENGLYYEKDESLDSYVVNFDKLKEFFEKEFISNEKNKSNKSVVIEGHVSQHLELDYDYIIVLRCEPKIIEERLKKRGYSESKVHENVEAEIMDVCLIEALESAQNNENIKIHEIDCTNKNPDEVVKEMITAISTNNLAYGTVSWLEMYFDYLQ